From a single Glycine soja cultivar W05 chromosome 19, ASM419377v2, whole genome shotgun sequence genomic region:
- the LOC114399930 gene encoding PI-PLC X domain-containing protein At5g67130-like isoform X1, with protein sequence MDFLRCLLLVIILPLCYSIDAACSNGKCKLDDECSSNGDCGAGLYCFSCPHGFSGSRCVRSSITDQFKLINDSLPFNKYAFLTTHNAFAINGEPSHTGVRRATLSNQEDSVTQQLKNGVRGLMLDTYDFDGDVWLCHSFRGHCHDFTAFEPAIDTLKEIAAFLSSNPKEIVTLILEDYVEAPKGLTKVFTDAGLVKFWFPVTRMPKNGGDWPLVSDMVAKNQRLLLFTSVSSKEKSEGIAYQWNYMVENQFGDKGRKALKEGSCPNRKESSPLDDKSKSLVLVNYFRTIPLKPISCEDNSGGLIEMLQTCHRAAGNRGVKEEVRFKLWTLSMGSSCVVVMMSMRVCMDLLQKLAQHRKHSDKHNKLLEMFISF encoded by the exons ATGGATTTTCTGCGGTGCTTGCTATTGGTTATTATTCTTCCGTTGTGTTATTCTATTGATGCTGCATGTTCTAATGGAAAATGCAAG CTTGACGATGAATGCTCGTCTAACGGTGATTGTGGAGCCGGACTCTATTGTTTCTCGTGCCCACATGGCTTTTCAGGCTCTAGGTGTGTGAGATCTTCCATCACAGATCAATTCAAGCTCATA AATGACTCTCTGCCATTCAACAAGTATGCATTTTTGACAACACACAATGCTTTTGCCATCAATGGAGAACCATCTCACACAGGAGTGCGTCGAGCTACCCTCAGTAATCAAGAAGACAGTGTAACACAGCAGCTAAAA AATGGAGTTCGGGGACTAATGCTAGATACATATGATTTTGATGGAGATGTGTGGTTATGCCATTCATTTCGAGGCCACTGTCATGACTTCACAGCTTTT GAACCAGCCATAGATACACTGAAGGAAATTGCAGCTTTTCTATCCTCCAACCCGAAAGAAATTGTCACACTCATATTGGAAGATTATGTTGAAGCACCAAAAGGATTGACAAAAGTTTTCACTGATGCTGGTTTGGTGAAGTTTTGGTTTCCTGTGACTAGAATGCCTAAAAATGGAGGAGATTGGCCTCTAGTGAGCGATATGGTTGCTAAAAATCAAAGATTGCTACTGTTCACTTCAGTCAGTTCTAAGGAAAAAAGTGAAGGCATTGCATACCAGTGGAATTACATGGTTGAAAATCAGT TTGGGGATAAAGGAAGGAAAGCACTCAAAGAAGGAAGCTGTCCAAATAGAAAAGAATCTTCTCCTCTTGACGACAAGAGCAAGTCCTTGGTGTTGGTAAACTATTTTCGCACTATTCCTCTGAAGCCAATCTCATGTGAAGATAACTCTGGAGGTCTCATTGAAATGCTACAAACCTGTCACCGTGCTGCCGGCAACAG AGGAGTGAAGGAGGAGGTTCGTTTCAAGCTGTGGACACTCTCAATGGGAAGCTCTTGTGTGGTTGTAATGATGTCCATGCGTGTGTG CATGGATCTACTGCAAAAGCTTGCTCAGCATAGAAAGCATAGCGACAAGCACAACAAGCTTCTGGAAatgtttattagtttttaa
- the LOC114399930 gene encoding PI-PLC X domain-containing protein At5g67130-like isoform X2 has protein sequence MDFLRCLLLVIILPLCYSIDAACSNGKCKLDDECSSNGDCGAGLYCFSCPHGFSGSRCVRSSITDQFKLINDSLPFNKYAFLTTHNAFAINGEPSHTGVRRATLSNQEDSVTQQLKNGVRGLMLDTYDFDGDVWLCHSFRGHCHDFTAFEPAIDTLKEIAAFLSSNPKEIVTLILEDYVEAPKGLTKVFTDAGLVKFWFPVTRMPKNGGDWPLVSDMVAKNQRLLLFTSVSSKEKSEGIAYQWNYMVENQFGDKGRKALKEGSCPNRKESSPLDDKSKSLVLVNYFRTIPLKPISCEDNSGGLIEMLQTCHRAAGNRWANFVAVDYYKRSEGGGSFQAVDTLNGKLLCGCNDVHACVHGSTAKACSA, from the exons ATGGATTTTCTGCGGTGCTTGCTATTGGTTATTATTCTTCCGTTGTGTTATTCTATTGATGCTGCATGTTCTAATGGAAAATGCAAG CTTGACGATGAATGCTCGTCTAACGGTGATTGTGGAGCCGGACTCTATTGTTTCTCGTGCCCACATGGCTTTTCAGGCTCTAGGTGTGTGAGATCTTCCATCACAGATCAATTCAAGCTCATA AATGACTCTCTGCCATTCAACAAGTATGCATTTTTGACAACACACAATGCTTTTGCCATCAATGGAGAACCATCTCACACAGGAGTGCGTCGAGCTACCCTCAGTAATCAAGAAGACAGTGTAACACAGCAGCTAAAA AATGGAGTTCGGGGACTAATGCTAGATACATATGATTTTGATGGAGATGTGTGGTTATGCCATTCATTTCGAGGCCACTGTCATGACTTCACAGCTTTT GAACCAGCCATAGATACACTGAAGGAAATTGCAGCTTTTCTATCCTCCAACCCGAAAGAAATTGTCACACTCATATTGGAAGATTATGTTGAAGCACCAAAAGGATTGACAAAAGTTTTCACTGATGCTGGTTTGGTGAAGTTTTGGTTTCCTGTGACTAGAATGCCTAAAAATGGAGGAGATTGGCCTCTAGTGAGCGATATGGTTGCTAAAAATCAAAGATTGCTACTGTTCACTTCAGTCAGTTCTAAGGAAAAAAGTGAAGGCATTGCATACCAGTGGAATTACATGGTTGAAAATCAGT TTGGGGATAAAGGAAGGAAAGCACTCAAAGAAGGAAGCTGTCCAAATAGAAAAGAATCTTCTCCTCTTGACGACAAGAGCAAGTCCTTGGTGTTGGTAAACTATTTTCGCACTATTCCTCTGAAGCCAATCTCATGTGAAGATAACTCTGGAGGTCTCATTGAAATGCTACAAACCTGTCACCGTGCTGCCGGCAACAGGTGGGCTAATTTTGTTGCTGTTGATTATTACAAG AGGAGTGAAGGAGGAGGTTCGTTTCAAGCTGTGGACACTCTCAATGGGAAGCTCTTGTGTGGTTGTAATGATGTCCATGCGTGTGTG CATGGATCTACTGCAAAAGCTTGCTCAGCATAG